The DNA segment TGAACCTCCGGACGGACCGGCCCCGTTGTGTGGGCGACCCATGACACCCCCCCGCATCCCCGCATCCCCGCATCCCCGCATTCCTGCATCCCCGCATCCCCGCATCCCTGCCCATGCGGCGCCTACGAAGGGAGCCACAGCCCACATGAGACGGACCCCGCGCGCACACGGCCACCGGACGGTGGCCGTGGTCACGACGGCTCTCGCTCTGACGGCGGCGCTCCACCAGCCCGCCAGTGCCGAGCCGGCGACCCTCCCCGAGGTGCGTGCCGAACTCGACCGCCTCTACCACGACGCCGAGGTCGCCACGGAGAAGTACAACGCCGTCGACGGCGAGGTGACCCGGCAGAAGAAGCGCGTCAGCACGCTCAAGGCCCAAGTGATGTCGACGGAAAAGAAACTGACCCGCCTCACCGAACTGGCCGGGGTGGCGGCCCGCACCCAGTACCGCGGTGGCGGTGTCCCCGCCGAGGTTCAGTTCGTCCTCGCCGACAACCACGAACGTGCCCTGGACAACGCCTCCCTGGCCCGCCAGGCGCACCGGGGAACGAACCGTGTGATGACGACCCTGGCCAAGACCCAGGAGGAGCTGCGCACGCGCAGCGACGACGCGGACGACGAACTGAAGCGGCTGCGCAAGAACCGCAGATCCATGGACTCCCACCGCACAACGATCCAGGCCCGCATCGACGAGGCACAGAAGGTGGAGTCGCGGCTGGCGGAGGAGCAGCGCCGTGAACTGGCCGCGCTCGAAAGGGAGACCGCCGACGAGGCCCAGGCGAAGTGGGTGGAGTCGGGCGTCCTCGACACTGCTGGCACCGAGGGCAGCAGCGCGGGCAGCAAGGCCGTCGCCTTCGCCACCCGTGAGCTCGGCAAGCCCTACGTCTGGGGCGCCGAGGGCCCCGACTCCTACGACTGCTCCGGCCTCACCTCGCAGGCATGGCTGGCGGCGGGCGTGGCCATCCCGCGCACCTCGCAGGAGCAGTGGCGCCTGCTCCACCGCGTCCCGGTCGCGGACATGCGCCCCGGTGACCTGATCATCTACAACGCCGACGCCACCCACGTCTCCCTCTACATCGGCGACGGCCGGATGATCCACGCCCCGCGCCCGGGGCGCTCGGTGACGGTGGCGCCGGCCGGGTCGCTGGAGATCCTCGGGGTGGTGCGGCCCGACGCGTGAACCTCCCGTCCGGGGACAGCACGTGGAACGCGCACCGGCCGCCGCCCCGGCACCGAGCACCGATCTCCCAGCCGCCACACCACGCACCACCAGAAGGGCGCCATGTCCACCACCCAGTCGACCCACTCCGAGGTCTCCGCAGCCGGGCGACCCGACGCCGCGCCGTCCCAGGGGGCCGGCAGCGGTCCGGCGACCCCGGCCCCCGGCGAGAAGCCCTCCGCCCCGCCCCGCTTCATCCTCTACCTGGACGGACCCGCGTACGCGCAGACGCTGCGCCAGCTGACCCTGTGGACGCACCACGTGCTGCTGCCGGTCTACGGCAGGGAGGTCACCTCCCAGTCCCCCTGGTGCTCCGTGTGGTGGGAACACCCCGAGGCCGTGGCCCAGTTGCACGGTCTGTGGCTCGCCTGGGGGGATCTCACCGGCCCCGGTTCCGACATGACCGGACCCGCCATCTGGCACCGCGACTACATGTCGTCGGTCATGGTCACCCTTCGGGACCCGCAGGGACCGTTCGCGGGCTGCAAGCCCGGCATGCACCGCCCGAAGGAGAAACCCGTCGTCGAGGCGATGGACCCCTTCGGGCCGCCGCCCCCTCCGCCGCCGCCGTCCCCGTGGTCCTGACGGAGCCGTGCGGGGTACCGCTCCGGCAGGTGGTACGTGCGGGCGGAAGGTGATGAACCGTCTGCCTCGGCAGCCGCGTTGTGGTTGCAGAGCGGAGTAAGCATCCGGTCGGCGGAGCCGGACCCGGCACCGTCACAGGCTCCGTGCGGAGCGATCACCTCCCGGAAGGAAGGGTGACATGGCAGGATCCACCCACTCGGACGACAGCGCCAATTCCAACGCCAGTTCCTACGTGTCCGTCAGAATCAGTCAGGACAGAAGGGGGACATGGGCCGAGGTCTCCAGCAAGCCTGCCCCGGACAACGCGCCTCCGCTGTTCGCCGGGGCCGGAACCGGCGTGTACGACCGAACCAACCAGCAGTTCTACGCGGTCAACACGGACAACCCGCAGGGCAGCCAGGTCGCGCGGTGGAGCAATAGTGCGGCGCAGTGGGTCGCGGATAACAGGTCCCGCATCGCGAAGGCCCTGGTCGACGTCGCCCCGACCCTCATCCAGGGCGCCTCCACCTTTGCCCCCGGCAGAGCGGGAACGATCATCAACGGCGTCGGCATCGCCGCCCAGGGCTTGGTGGCCGGCCATGAGCTCTACGGCCAGTACCAGCAGCACCGCTCGGGCGGCCACGTCGACGGGGTCCAGGTCAGCACGAGCCTCGGCCGGCTGGCATCCACGGCTCTGAACACGTACGCGGCTGTGGGCGACCAGGAGTCCGACACCACCAAGATGGTCGGCGGAGCGGGCTCCTGGGTGGCCGGCGGCGCGACCATGGCCGACATCATGCACCACGCCCACACCGATCCCGGACGGGTGGCGCAGGACCCCGGTTACGAGATGTACGGAATACACCGCAACCCGCCTCTCGGTAACCAGCCGGGCCAGTACCCGCCCGGGTACAACCCTGCCTCGCCGCCCCCGTCCTCCACGTCGTCCCTGCCGGCCTCGGCCAACAACGCTCCGGCCGGGAACTTCAACCCGCCCAGCAGCTCCACGAAAACCAGCAGGGCACCGGTGGAGCCGCTGTCGAGTAAGGCTCAGGGCAAGAAGCCCGAACGCCGGAAGCGCAAGTAGCCGCACCGCTCCGTACCGGCCCGGCACAGGGCGGCCGCGTCCTTGGGGGAGGCGCGGCCGCCGTGCCGTGACCCGCCGGGGCGCTTCACTCGTTGAACCGTTGCCCCCGGCCCACCCGTTGTCGCTTCGTGTCCGAACCTCCGACCTGAGAGAGGGGGCACCGTGGCGGATGACAACGCGGCCTCCCCGAGCCGGAACCGGTTGACCAAGGAGCGCCCCGAGGTCGGACTGGCGCGTGACCAGGTCAAGACCGAGTACCGCCTGCGGGACGAGCGTCGCGACAACGGGCGGGACCCGACCGACACGGCGGGCCTCTGGAACCGTCTGGCGGCCGAGCTGCGCCGGCTCATGGACCGTCTGACGGGCCGGTCGCAGTCGGCGGCGACCCCGGCCGGCGGGGACTACGCGTCCGTCGGCGGACGGGAGGCCGACCGGTCCGAGCCGTGGCCGCCCGTCCCGGCACAGAGGCCGGCGGAGAAATCGTCCGAGATGTCCTCGGCGCAATCGGCGCATCCGGACGTGGCGCGCCTCGGGGAGAGGATCGGCCGGCTGTCGACGCTCCAGCACGAGGCCTTCGAGGACGCGGTTCTCCACCTGGTCAGGACCGACGCGAACTGGCAGAAGGCGTTCGAGCAGTCCCCCGAGAGCATGCCGACCGTCGCCCGGTACGCCGCCAACGCGTACATGCGGGAGTCGCTGCGGGAGACGTCCCAAGGTGTGGACCCGCCTCAGCGGGAAAGGACTCCGGCGCAGGACACCGCACTGCGGACCACGCCGGTCACGGCCACGAACGCCTACACCGACAGCAGTACGCAGACAGACATGAACACGAGCACGAACACTGCTGCCCCCACCCTCACCGCCACCGAGGCCATGGAGGCCGCCCGGGACCGGATCATGGCCGCCGACGCACAGCAGTTCGCGGCGCTGCGCGAGCGCTGGGAGCGTCCGGCTTCGCCGGAGCGGTCGGACGCCGCACTGGCAGTGGCACCAGTCGTGGAGCAGGGCCGGAGCGGCTTCGAGGGGCTCCGCCGGAACGGGATGGCCGACGGCCAGGCCTTCCAAGCAGCCCAGCAGACGCAATGGGAACGCCTCGGCACCACCCCCACCTTCACCCCCAGTGCCCAGGACGCCTTCGACGGACAGGCCTTCCGCGCCGCCGAGCAAGCCCAACGGGAGCAGCTCGGCACCAGCCCCACCCTCACCCCGCGCCCCGCCGACGCCTTCGACGGCCAGGCCTTCCAAGCAGCCCAGCAGACGCAATGGGAACGCCTCGGCACCACCCCCACCTTCACCCCCAGTGCCCAGGACGCCTTCGACGGACAGGCCTTCCGCGCCGCCGAGCAAGCCCAACGGGAGCAGCTCGGCACCACCCCACCCTCACCCCGCGCCCCGCCGACGCCTTCGACGGACAGGCCTTCCAAGCAGCCCAGCAGACGCAATGGGAACGCCTCGGCACCACCCCCACCTTCACCCCCAGTGCCCAGGACGCCTTCGACGGACAGGCCTTCCGCGCCGCCGAGCAAGCCCAACGGGAGCAGCTCGGCACCAGCCCCACCCTCACCCCGCGCCCCGCCGACGCCTTCGACGGACAGGCCTTCCGCGCCGCCGAGCAAGCCCAACGGGAGCAGCTCGGCACCACCCCCACCCTCACCCCGCGCCCCGCCGACGCCTTCGACGGACAGGCCTTCCAAGCAGCCCAGCAGACGCAATGGGAACGCCTCGGCACCACCCCCACCTTCACCCCCAGTGCCCAGGACGCCTTCGACGGCCAGGCCTTTCTCGCGGCCGAGCGGGCCGCTCAGCAGACCGGACGGGCCGCCCACGCAGGCGGCCCGGTGGGCAGCGCCCCCACGAGCGCGCCCCCGAGCCCCGTAGCGCCCCTGGCGCCGTCCGCACCCCTGCCGTCCCTGCTCAGCGGCGACGGGCACGCGGCCCTGCGCAGCTCGCTCGAGTCGCTCGCCCCCCTGCGCTCCCCCACGGCCCCGGGCAGCAGCGACTCACCGACGAGGTCCTCCAGCCCGGCGCCCGTTAGAGCCCACACCACCACACGCACGAACTCCCAGCCGAGAGGACGGAAATGACATACGTCGCCCCACCAGGAGGCGTGATCCATGCGTAGACCCCTCATCCACAGGCCCGTCCTGCGCAGGCCCGTCCTGCGCAGACGCACCTCGTTCCTGCTGGCACTGCTCCTGGTCGCGGTCGGGGTCACCGGCACCGCCCTGCTGATCCAGAACCAGCGCTCGGACGACGTGAGCATCGCGGGCACACCGGCCGCCAACGCCGGCGAGCACACCGTCACCTTCAAGAACACGACGGGCCAGCGGATCTGGATCGGCAGCACGGTCAACGCCGACGGGTCGGCCGAACTCACCGGGCTTCCGACGCTGGACCCGGGCCAGTCGGCCACCATCACGATCCCCGAGAACTCCGGCGCCGGACACTGGCGCGGCAAGTTCTTCGCCCGCGAGGGCTGCACCGGCGAGGAGGGCAGCACGTTCCACTGCGCCGTCGGCGACTGCGGTCCGTACTCCGACCGGTGCTCGACCGGTGAACAGCCGACCGGACTGGCCGAGTTCAACTTCGACCCGAAGGACAGCCTGGCGCCCTGGTACAACGTCAGCTATGTCAACGCCGTCGCGTCGCCGATCACCATCACGCCGGACGGCGTGACACCGCCCGAGTCGGGCGAGTGCACGTCGGCGGGGTGCGTCGAGGACCTGCTGGCCGCCTGCCCGGCCGACAACCTGGTCAAGGACGAGGCCACCGGCCGGGCGCTGGTCTGCGTCAACCCGAACCGGGACGCGAAGACCCCCTACAGCGACGCGCTGGCCGGCAAGTGCCCGACCGCGTACAGCTGGTCCAAGCACGACACCGAGCAGGGCAACCAGGTCGTGTACCAGTGCCGGCAGTGCACCGGCATGACCGTCACCTTCCACGGAACCGGCGAGGCCGCCGTCCGGACCGACGACAACGCCGCGTCCCCGCCGGCTCCCGTGGTCACCGAGCAGTCCCGCGAGGGCGGCACCACCCCGGCCGCCTCCCGCAAGGGCATCAGCCTCAACCCCGTGGCGGGTGCCTCCGAGGCCCTGGCCGACTCCGGTTCGTCCTGGTTCTACAACTGGGCCTCCTCCAGCGACGGTGTCACCAAGCCGGAGGGCGTCGAGTACGTCCCGATGATCTGGGGCCCCGACTCGGTCACCGACGCCCAGCTGGGCCAGGCGGCCAAGGAGGGGAAGGTGCTGCTCGGCTTCAACGAGCCGGACCATCCGGGCCAGGCCACCATGTCGCCCGAACAGGCGCTGGACCTGTGGCCCCGGCTGGAGTCCACCGGTCTGCGCCTGGGCGCGCCCGCGGTCGCCTCCGGCGGGGACCTCGAGGGCGGCTGGCTGGACCGGTTCATGAAGGGGGCCGAACAGCGCGGTCTGCGCGTCGACTTCATTCCCCTGCACTGGTACGGCGCCGACTTCGGCCCCGACGCCGTCGACCAGCTGCGCGGCTATCTGCAGGCCGTGCACGACCGCTACAACAAGCCGGTCTGGCTCACGGAGTACGCCCTGATCGACTTCTCCCAGGGCACCCCGCGCTACCCGAGTGAACAGGAGCAGACCGCCTTCGTCCGGTCCTCGACCAGGATGCTGAACGGCCTGGACTTCCTGGAGCGCTACGCGTGGTTCGTGCTGTCCACCGAGACCCACCGGACGGGGCTCTACGACGGGGCGGTCGCCAACGCGAGCGGGCGCGTCTACCGCGAGGTGCGCTGAGGTGGGTCGAGGTGCCCTGAGGTACTGACGCGCTGAGGCACCCGCCGCGAGCAGCACGGGGACGGTTCAACTCCCAAAAGGTCATCGGAGTTGAACCGTCCCCGTCTCACAGCCGTTGTTCCGGTGCGTCCCGGCGACTCCCGGCGGGGCTCACCATCGGAGGAGATCCATGTCAGGCGGTCCGCCTCGGCGCAGCCCCTCGGGCGTGTGCGTCGGCCGGGGCGCCCTGCAGGCGGGCGAGCCGCGCGCGGACCTTCTCGGCATCCGGATGACCGAACTCCGCGAAGATCGCCAGGGCTTGGTGCCAGCTCGTCCGGGCGGCCTCCGGCTCCCCGGCGTCGAGATGGACGTCCCCGAGGTTGCCCAGCGTGTGGCCCTCGCCCCACCGGTTGCCGATGTCCCGGTGCGTCGCGAGTGCCTGACGGTAGTACTCGACGGACTCGTCGTAGCGGCCGAGCCGCTGGTGGACCGTGCCGAGGATGTCGAGGGCGATGCCCTCGACCCAGCGGTTGTCGCCGGCGCGCAGCACCACCAGCGCCCGCTCCAGGCAGCCGAGGGCGTCGTCGTACCGGCCGAGCCGCTGGTAGGCGTCGCCCAGGTTGCACAGGGCGATGCCCTCTCCCCAGGCGCTGCCCTCGATGCGGTCGAGGGCCAGCCCCCTCCGGATGTACTCGACGGCCTTGCCGAGCCGGCCGACGTGCAGGTAGGCGTCACCCAGGTTGGCGACCACCGTCGACCTTGCCTTCCTGTCCCCGAGTTCCTGGCACAGTTCCAGCGCCCGGTGCAGATGCACGATGGCCTCCTCGAGCCTGCCGGCGTTGCGCAGCGCGGCGGCCGTGTCGGACAGCCCCTGGGCCTCGCCCTGCCGGTCGCCGGCGGTGCGGGCGGCGATGAGACCCGCACGGGAGGTGTCGAGCCAGTCGTGCGTGTGGCTGCGGAGGTAGAAGAACCCCCACAGGACGGCGGGCAGCCGCCACGCGATGCCAGGTTTCCCGGCCTGGTCGGCCTGGTGCACCGCAACGACCAGGTTGGGCCGTTCGGTCTCGCACCAGTCGAGCGCCTGCTCGTGCGTCGTGAACTCCAGCGGCCGGCACCCCTCGGGCAGCGGTTCCAGGGGAATACGGCGGCGGTTCGGGGTGATGTGCGGGTAGGCCGCGTCGGCGGTGTGCAGGTACCAGGAGAGCAGTCGCTCGACGGCGAGGTCCCGCTCCTTTCGTGTCTCCTCGGCACGCACCCGTTCTGCGGCGTACACGCGCAGCAGGTCGTGCAGGGTGTAGCGGCCCGGGAAGTGCTCGGTGAGCAGGTGGGCGCGGGTCAGCTCGGCGAGGATTCCGCGGGCCTCGCGCGGGGCGAGCCCGGCGAGAGCGGCCACCGCGGGCGCGGAGATGTCCGGCCCGGTGTGCAGGCCCAGCAACCGGAACAGGAATGCCGCCGGGGCGGACAGCGCCTTGTAGGACCAGGAGAAGACGGCCCGCACGTCGGTGGTGATGTCGTCGCCGCCGGCGAAGGCGTCCAGGCTGCCGTGGCTGTCGTTCACCTCGTCGGCGAGGGCGCTGAGCGGGAAGGCCGGGTGGGCGCAGGCGTGGGCGGCGACGATGGCGAGCGCCAGCGGCAGCCGGCCGCACCGCGCGATGATCTCGTCCGCCGCCTTCGGTTCCGCGGCCAGCCGGTCGGCGCCCAGGCGCCTGGCCAGCAGGTCGTGTGCCTCGGCGAAGGACATCTGGTCCAGCGTCAGGGGGTGCGCCCCTTCGCCGGCGACCAGACCGGTGAGCCGGTTGCGGCTGGTGACGATGACCAGACAGCCCGGAGAGCCGGGCAGCAGAGGGCGGACCTGCTCGGTGTCGCGGGCGTTGTCGAGGAGGATCAGCACCCTGCGCTGCGCGAGCAGGCTGCGGTACAACGCCACCTGCGCGTCGAGACCGGCGGGTATCCGCATCGGGGGAACGCCGAGCGCGTCGAGGAAGATGCGTACAGCCTCGTCCGGCGTCACCACCGAGCCGGTCGGGGCGAAGCCGCGCAGGTTGATGTAGAGCTGGCCGCCGGGGAAGCGGTCGGCGACCCGGTGGGCCCAGTGCACGGCCAGGGTGGACTTGCCGATCCCGCCCATGCCGCCGATCGCGCTGATCACGACGGTCGGCGGAGGGCTGCCGTCCTCGGGCAACAGAGCGGTGGTCCGCTCGAGTTCGGTGTGCCGTCCGACGAAGGTCGGCAGATCGGCGGGCAGTTGCGCCGGGCGGGCGGTTCCCTCCGGGGAGTCGGGCGGGTCGGGGCGACCGGCCGCGTCCGTCTGCCGGCCGGCCGGGCCGTCCGCCGTGCCATCGGTCACTCTCCCGTCCGCCGGTGCGACGACGGACGGCTCGGACACCACCGGTGCCACGGACGGCCGGAGTTGTCTGAGCGGGGACGCGGGCCGGAGCGGAGCGGGCGCCGGAGCGGGCATCAGGGCCGGGTCGACCGCCAGGATGCGGTCGTGCAGGTCCCGGAGCGAGGCACCGGGCTCGATGCCCAGCTCCCTGACCAGGGCACGGCGGGTCCCGCGGTACGCCGTCAGGGCCTCGGCCTGCCGTCCGGACCGGTACAGCGCCAGCATGAGCAGCCGGCACAGCTGCTCCCGCAGGGGGTGCCTGCCGGTGAGCGACATCAGCTCGGCGATCACCTCGTGATGGCGTCCGAGCTCGATGTCGACGTCCAGCCGCGCCTCCAGCGCGGTCAGCCACTCCTCGTCCAGCCAGGAGCGCACCGTCTCGGCCAGCGGGCCGGGCAGTCCGGCCAGCGCGGCTCCCTGCCATCCGCCGAGCGCGGCGTGCAGCAGTTCCGCGGCGCCGGACACGTCACCCGCGGCGCGCGCCTTCTTCGCCCGGGTGACCCGGTGCTGGAACACGGCGAGGTCCAGGGCGTCCTCCGGGATCCACACCACGTACCCGTCCCCGACGGAGACGACCACCCGGGGCTGCCCGGCCGGGTCACGGTCGGGCTCCAGCACCTTGCGCAGACGCGACACGTAGGTCCGCAGGACGGACACAGCAGCCGCGGGCGGCTCCTCCCCCCAGACGGCGTCGAGGAGTTCACCGAGCGGCACGGGGCGTCCACGCCGTAACAGCAACGCCGCCAGCACAACCCTCTGTTGCGGCGAGCCGAGGTCCAGTTCCCGTGCCCCGCGCCATGCCCGTACCGGACCCAGCACAGCGAAACGAACGGAATTCACGTAGTGGTCCACCCTCGGACTCTAATGGGACGTGATGTCGTCACCGTCACGCGGATAGAACATGCCATTCCGTCCGGCGTCGTCGTTGATTTCTCTGTTGTCCCGCTTGCCACCCGGGAGTTGAACCATTTTCATCCGGCGTCCGTTGCGGTACGCGGGTCACGCCGATAGGGACTCCGACCGTGCCGCACGGCCGGGAACGGCAGAGAGGAACGCTTATGAGCCGAGGTGCAGGAGAAGGAGCAGACGAGCCGGTCACCGGAGGCGAACACACCGTGTCCGGTGACCCGCCCGAGCCGTCCCCGCACTTCACGGTGGTCATCTCCGGTGACGGTTCCGCCGCCATCAACGGTGAGCCCGTGCCGGTGGCGGAGGGGGAGACGGTCGACGCCGCGATCCTCGACACCCTGCACGGACACGCACGCGACCGGGACATCACCGTCACGGCGGCGATCTCCGACCCCGCCGCGGGGTACGTGGCATTCGTCGAGGTCTCCCCCGACGGCTCGAGTTCGCTGCTGGAACAGCAGCAGGAGCCGGAGGCACCGGCGCCTCCACCAGCACCAGCACCGTCCCTCGTGAAGGGGGACGCCGTCGACAAGACCGACGACGGGCCCGTCGGTGACACCGGTACCGCGGTCGCTCCGGGCATCGATGCCGACGACGACCTCGACGAGGCGACGTACGCGCTTCCCGGTCCCGAGGGGCCGCCGCCCCCGCCTCGGTCCGGTGGCCCGGTGCCGGGAGCGGGATCGGAGTCGGAGTCCGGGGCCGGTTCGGGTCTGGGGATGGGCTGGGATACGGAATCCCGGTCGGAACCCCGGTCGGAACCCCGGTCGGAATCCCGGTCGGAGTCGGCCGCCCGCCCCGTACCGCCGCCGAAGCCCGCCCGCAGAACCGCCTCCCGGCAGTCGGACGACGAGTTCGAGGGCCCCGGACTGCTCAGCAGGCCGCTGGTCGTCGGGCCGGTGGCACTCGGTGTGGCCGCGCTGGTCGTCATACCGCTGGTGATTCTGGGCAGCGGCGGATCGGACGGCGGCGGGAACCGGGAAGAGGCCGCCGCCCGTGCGGGCACCTCTTCGGCCGAGGCGTCACCGAGCCCGAAGACGTCCCCGCGGCCGATCCCGCCCCCGCCCAGTTCGACGTCCGCCTCACCGTCGGCCAAGCCGAAGGAGAAGGAAAAGGAAAAGGAAAAGGAGAAGGAGAAGAACGGGCCGAAGCCGACGTACGCCCCGAAGGCGAAGAGCGGTGCGAGCGTCACCGTCACCGTGACCGCGACGCCTCCGCAGGACACCACCACCGTCACGGCGAAGCCTCCGCAGGACACCGCCGCCAGCGCCGTGAAACGGCTCGCCGAGAGCGACCCGTCCGGGCGTCACATCTGCTACCGCGCGTACGTCGCCGATCGGGGCTGGCAGAAGCCGGTGTGCGACGGCACCATCGCGGGGACGTCGGGCCAGAACAAGCCGATCAAGGCCCTGAACATCGCGGTGCACGGCGTCGACGGCTCGGCCGCCAACGCGTTCCGGCAGGTGCCGAAGCCGGTCGACGGCCGGGGCGAGTGGCAGCCGAGCTGGACGGCCGTCACCGGCAACGGCAAGAACATCTACATCGGCAGCTCGAAACAGGACGCCCCGAACATGCTGGGCTTCGCCATCAACGTCGGCAGCGGCCAGGTCTGCCACACCGTCCGTCTGCGCCAGAGCGACTGGGGGCAGCGGACATGCGGCAAGGCCCGCCCCGACTACACCTTCGGCGGCACCCTCGACAACGACGTCTGGCTGGAGGCCGTGACGTTCACGGTGTGAGGCCCACGGTGGGAACCGCCCGGTGCGAGGTGCCAAAGGATCCGGTTCAGGTCCGCCGGCGCCGCTGCCGGGTGGACGGGGGTGCCGGCGTCGTCGGGTTCGGCGACGTGCCAGGCGCCCGCTCGTGCGCGGTGCGGCAGTCTTCCGGCCTGCCGCACCGCCCACCCCTCACTCACCCCGGGGGTTCCCGCGTCGTGGTTCCGGTGTGCGGTGGCTTTCGTGGCGTGGAGGGTGGCACGCTCAGAGGCAGCGGACAGCCATGCCGGGAAGGGGCAAGCACATGATCATTTTCGGCACCAAGGGGCATCTCCACCAGCTCGCGATACTCACGCTGGTGTGCGTCCAGTGCAGGAATCCCTCCGCGCACACACTCAGGAAGCGGGTCACGAGGTTCACGCTGTTCTTCGTGCCGCTGTTCCCGGTCTCGACGAAATACCTGACGCAGTGCACCTTCTGCGGCGCCGAGTCGAAGGTGTCCGCCGAGCAGGCCGAGCAGCTGCAGGCGCAGGACGCGGGCGGCCCCGGCAGCGGCCGGCCGTACGGACAGCCGCCCCAGCAGCCCCAGCAGCCGTACCAGCGGTAGAACCGCGGGGTGGGCACCCTGCTCCGGCATCCGGCTCCCCCTCGGTCGCGCTGCCTGTACACGGGGCGCCCCACCCGGCCGCCACGGACGTCACCCGGCACTCCCTCTATGCTCCACGCGGTTGTTCCCTGTGCGCAGGTGCAGACAGGTGTACGCACGCGACAGGTCAAGTGGCAGGTAAGGAGCGGATGCCTCGATGGTGTTCAAGCGGCTGCTCGGTCCGCCGGGTCCGGGCGGGCCCACGGTCGACACGGTTCTGGAACCGGGGCCCGTCCGGCCCGGTGGGACGCTCGCCGGGCAGGTGCGGCTGGTGGGCGGCGACACCGCGTTCGACATCGGGCAGGTGGCCCTTGAACTCGTGGCCCGGGTGGGGTGTGGGAGGGGCGGGAACGGGATTGCCGTGCCGTTCGAGCGCTTCGCCGTCGGGGGCGGGTTCCGGCTGGACGAGGGTGAGGCGCGCACCGTGCCGTTCGGGGTGACGCTGCCGTGGGAGACACCGGTCACCGAACTGGACGGGCGGGAACTGGGCGTCCGCCTCGGCGTGCGGACCGAGCTGGCGGTGGCCGGGCCGCCGGAACCGGACACCGACGCGGGCCCCGGCCCCGGTCCGCTGGGTGTCGGTCCGCTCGGTGTCGGTCCGCTGCCCGCCCAGGAGGCGATCATCGGCGCGTTCCGGCGGCTCGGGTACGGGCTGCGGTCCGCCGGTCTCGAGCACGGCCGCATCGGCGGCACCGGGCAGCGGCTGCCCTTCCACCAGGAGATCGGGCTCACCCCGGCCCCGTCGTACGCGGACCGGGTGGAGGAGATCGAGCTGACCTTCCTCACCCACCCGGGCGGCATCGAGGTCGTCCTGGAGGCCGACAAGCGGGGCGGCGGGAACGCCGGCGGCGACGAGGACACCGGGCACGACGCGCTCAGCCGGTTCACCGTCGGCCACGACGACGCCCGCGACTGGGCCGCCGAGGTCGACGGCTGGGTGCGGGAACTGGTCGAGCACCGGGAGGCGTACGGCAGCGACAGCGCGTACGGGCACGGGGGGCCGCGCTCCGGACCGGATATCGGCTGAAGGCCCGGCCCCACCGCGCCCGCACCACCCGCCGCACCCCGCACGCCCCGCACCAGCCGCCGTGCTCGCCCTACAGCGGCGTCGCCGTGCGCAGGATCCAGAACAGGGTCACCACCGCGTTGGCGGACGACATCGCCGACGCGGCCGTACCGGCGGCCGCTCCCCAGGCCGCCAGGCC comes from the Streptomyces sp. KMM 9044 genome and includes:
- a CDS encoding sporulation protein; the encoded protein is MVFKRLLGPPGPGGPTVDTVLEPGPVRPGGTLAGQVRLVGGDTAFDIGQVALELVARVGCGRGGNGIAVPFERFAVGGGFRLDEGEARTVPFGVTLPWETPVTELDGRELGVRLGVRTELAVAGPPEPDTDAGPGPGPLGVGPLGVGPLPAQEAIIGAFRRLGYGLRSAGLEHGRIGGTGQRLPFHQEIGLTPAPSYADRVEEIELTFLTHPGGIEVVLEADKRGGGNAGGDEDTGHDALSRFTVGHDDARDWAAEVDGWVRELVEHREAYGSDSAYGHGGPRSGPDIG